One Nicotiana sylvestris chromosome 12, ASM39365v2, whole genome shotgun sequence genomic window carries:
- the LOC138883521 gene encoding uncharacterized protein codes for MRDHITGEDYELWDIVTDGPLVTTKKNAEGVDAPKTRADCTTEDLKKWEKNAKAKKWLVCGLGPDAYSRIQSCTTAKEIWDSLKVAHERTPQVKRTKGTLLYSQYENFTIKKGETIQEIYTRFTTLTNELKSLGRIILEEDKVEKILTRVLPVSWESKITAIQESKNIATLKLDELIGNLTAYELRRQTMKMDAPKKERKVQPSTNQGLLGNRPMRAATSVERAERRSRRKEQVQPKRNKGSTKAMVAAWGETSNEDSEDEVGDE; via the exons atgagggatcacatcacaggagaagactatgagctctgggacatagtcactgatggtcctctagtaactacaaagaagaatgctgaaggagtggatgcgCCTAAGACAAGGGCTGACTGCACTACTGAAGACCTGAAGAAGTGGGAGaaaaatgccaaggccaagaaatggcttgtgtgtggactaggtccagatgcgtacagtagaattcaaagttgtactactgctaaggaaatctgggacagTTTGAAAGTGGCTCATGAaagaacacctcaagtgaagaggacCAAAGGAACACTGTTGTACTCCCAGTATGAGAACTTCACCATAAAgaaaggagaaaccatccaagagatttatacaaggttcaccacactgacaaatgaacttaaatctcttggaaggattattctcgaagaagacaaagttgagaagattttgaccaGGGTTTtgccagtctcttgggaaagcaaaatcactgctattcaggaatcaaagaacattgcaacTCTCAAGCTAGATGAACTAATAGGAAAccttactgcctatgaactgagaaggcagaccatgaaaatggatgcacccaagaaggaaagaa aggtacaaccttcaacaaaccaagggctcctgggAAATAGACCAATGAGGGCtgctacaagtgtg gaaagggctgaacgaaggagcAGGaggaaggaacaggttcaaccaaaaaggaacaaaggatcaacaaaggctatggttgctgcctggggagaaacatcaaatgaggactcagaagatgaagttGGAGATGAATAA